A section of the Oryzias latipes chromosome 8, ASM223467v1 genome encodes:
- the LOC111947821 gene encoding low-density lipoprotein receptor-like isoform X2 gives MAASTVEMAPMNFQAPACNNSICIPRQWACDGYNNCPDGSDEWPQSCHAESPVTLASHQCHSMEFHCGSGECIHGSWKCDGDADCLDGSDEAGCTRSTCRPDEFECGDGTCIHGSRQCNQQYDCRDTTDESGCVNVTRCEGPDKFKCRSGECITMERVCDSKRDCRDWSDEPLRECEAPTPAGPSQSESPSASTTRLPLRTSPRATLNPRLHHSSAGGDHQYHPQGCNPHHPKVTDTEDHQAFNQEHHTTPKDHYSQADRSESPADLHRGSNHLSGKQTWAWCDSLLGPPSGGSLSVGCWWRAAVEELQVEKLQHHPLS, from the exons ATGGCGGCGTCGACTGTGGAAATGGCACCGATGAACTTCCAAGCACCTGCT TGCAACAACAGCATCTGCATCCCTCGCCAGTGGGCCTGTGACGGTTACAACAACTGCCCTGATGGCTCTGACGAGTGGCCCCAGAGCTGCCACGCCGAATCCCCCGTGACGCTCGCCTCTCATCAGTGCCACTCGATGGAGTTCCACTGTGGCAGCGGAGAGTGCATCCACGGCAGCTGGAAGTGTGATGGAGATGCTGACTGCTTGGATGGATCTGATGAAGCTGGCTGCA CTCGCTCCACCTGCCGTCCAGATGAGTTTGAATGTGGCGATGGAACCTGCATCCACGGCAGTCGCCAGTGCAACCAGCAGTACGACTGCAGAGACACGACTGACGAATCCGGCTGTGTCAACG TGACCCGCTGTGAGGGCCCGGACAAGTTCAAGTGCCGCAGTGGGGAGTGCATAACCATGGAGAGAGTGTGTGACAGCAAACGGGACTGCAGGGATTGGTCAGATGAGCCTCTTCGGGAATGTG aGGCACCAACACCTGCAGGACCATCGCAGTCAGAATCTCCATCCGCCTCCACAACCCGTCTGCCTCTCAGGACGTCACCTAGAGCCACGTTGAATCCCAGACTCCACCACAGCAGCGCCGGTGGTGATCACCAGTACCACCCCCAGGGCTGTAACCCACACCACCCCAAGGTCACAGACACAGAGGACCACCAAGCCTTCAATCAGGAGCACCATACCACTCCCAAAGACCACTACTCCCAGGCTGATCGATCTGAAAGTCCTGCAGACCTTCACAGAGGCTCCAACCACCTCTCTGG AAAGCAAACGTGGGCTTGGTGTGACTCTTTACTCGGTCCTCCCTCTGG CGGTTCTCTCTCTGTTGGCTGTTGGTGGCGTGCTGCTGTGGAGGAACTTCAGGTTGAGAAGCTCCAACACCATCCACTTTCATAA
- the LOC111947821 gene encoding low-density lipoprotein receptor-like isoform X3 → MAASTVEMAPMNFQAPAWACDGYNNCPDGSDEWPQSCHAESPVTLASHQCHSMEFHCGSGECIHGSWKCDGDADCLDGSDEAGCTRSTCRPDEFECGDGTCIHGSRQCNQQYDCRDTTDESGCVNVTRCEGPDKFKCRSGECITMERVCDSKRDCRDWSDEPLRECEAPTPAGPSQSESPSASTTRLPLRTSPRATLNPRLHHSSAGGDHQYHPQGCNPHHPKVTDTEDHQAFNQEHHTTPKDHYSQADRSESPADLHRGSNHLSGKQTWAWCDSLLGPPSGGSLSVGCWWRAAVEELQVEKLQHHPLS, encoded by the exons ATGGCGGCGTCGACTGTGGAAATGGCACCGATGAACTTCCAAGCACCTGCT TGGGCCTGTGACGGTTACAACAACTGCCCTGATGGCTCTGACGAGTGGCCCCAGAGCTGCCACGCCGAATCCCCCGTGACGCTCGCCTCTCATCAGTGCCACTCGATGGAGTTCCACTGTGGCAGCGGAGAGTGCATCCACGGCAGCTGGAAGTGTGATGGAGATGCTGACTGCTTGGATGGATCTGATGAAGCTGGCTGCA CTCGCTCCACCTGCCGTCCAGATGAGTTTGAATGTGGCGATGGAACCTGCATCCACGGCAGTCGCCAGTGCAACCAGCAGTACGACTGCAGAGACACGACTGACGAATCCGGCTGTGTCAACG TGACCCGCTGTGAGGGCCCGGACAAGTTCAAGTGCCGCAGTGGGGAGTGCATAACCATGGAGAGAGTGTGTGACAGCAAACGGGACTGCAGGGATTGGTCAGATGAGCCTCTTCGGGAATGTG aGGCACCAACACCTGCAGGACCATCGCAGTCAGAATCTCCATCCGCCTCCACAACCCGTCTGCCTCTCAGGACGTCACCTAGAGCCACGTTGAATCCCAGACTCCACCACAGCAGCGCCGGTGGTGATCACCAGTACCACCCCCAGGGCTGTAACCCACACCACCCCAAGGTCACAGACACAGAGGACCACCAAGCCTTCAATCAGGAGCACCATACCACTCCCAAAGACCACTACTCCCAGGCTGATCGATCTGAAAGTCCTGCAGACCTTCACAGAGGCTCCAACCACCTCTCTGG AAAGCAAACGTGGGCTTGGTGTGACTCTTTACTCGGTCCTCCCTCTGG CGGTTCTCTCTCTGTTGGCTGTTGGTGGCGTGCTGCTGTGGAGGAACTTCAGGTTGAGAAGCTCCAACACCATCCACTTTCATAA
- the LOC111947821 gene encoding basement membrane-specific heparan sulfate proteoglycan core protein-like isoform X1: MAASTVEMAPMNFQAPAWQEHVNLQSSIVETAFTCVYRAPGSVMVKLTVRTELMRGAVCNNSICIPRQWACDGYNNCPDGSDEWPQSCHAESPVTLASHQCHSMEFHCGSGECIHGSWKCDGDADCLDGSDEAGCTRSTCRPDEFECGDGTCIHGSRQCNQQYDCRDTTDESGCVNVTRCEGPDKFKCRSGECITMERVCDSKRDCRDWSDEPLRECEAPTPAGPSQSESPSASTTRLPLRTSPRATLNPRLHHSSAGGDHQYHPQGCNPHHPKVTDTEDHQAFNQEHHTTPKDHYSQADRSESPADLHRGSNHLSGKQTWAWCDSLLGPPSGGSLSVGCWWRAAVEELQVEKLQHHPLS, from the exons ATGGCGGCGTCGACTGTGGAAATGGCACCGATGAACTTCCAAGCACCTGCT TGGCAAGAACATGTAAACCTACAGAGTTCAATTGTGGAGACCGCTTTCACCTGTGTTTACCGAGCTCCTGGCTCTGTGATGGTAAAGCTGACTGTGAGAACAGAGCTGATGAGAGGGGCTGTG TGCAACAACAGCATCTGCATCCCTCGCCAGTGGGCCTGTGACGGTTACAACAACTGCCCTGATGGCTCTGACGAGTGGCCCCAGAGCTGCCACGCCGAATCCCCCGTGACGCTCGCCTCTCATCAGTGCCACTCGATGGAGTTCCACTGTGGCAGCGGAGAGTGCATCCACGGCAGCTGGAAGTGTGATGGAGATGCTGACTGCTTGGATGGATCTGATGAAGCTGGCTGCA CTCGCTCCACCTGCCGTCCAGATGAGTTTGAATGTGGCGATGGAACCTGCATCCACGGCAGTCGCCAGTGCAACCAGCAGTACGACTGCAGAGACACGACTGACGAATCCGGCTGTGTCAACG TGACCCGCTGTGAGGGCCCGGACAAGTTCAAGTGCCGCAGTGGGGAGTGCATAACCATGGAGAGAGTGTGTGACAGCAAACGGGACTGCAGGGATTGGTCAGATGAGCCTCTTCGGGAATGTG aGGCACCAACACCTGCAGGACCATCGCAGTCAGAATCTCCATCCGCCTCCACAACCCGTCTGCCTCTCAGGACGTCACCTAGAGCCACGTTGAATCCCAGACTCCACCACAGCAGCGCCGGTGGTGATCACCAGTACCACCCCCAGGGCTGTAACCCACACCACCCCAAGGTCACAGACACAGAGGACCACCAAGCCTTCAATCAGGAGCACCATACCACTCCCAAAGACCACTACTCCCAGGCTGATCGATCTGAAAGTCCTGCAGACCTTCACAGAGGCTCCAACCACCTCTCTGG AAAGCAAACGTGGGCTTGGTGTGACTCTTTACTCGGTCCTCCCTCTGG CGGTTCTCTCTCTGTTGGCTGTTGGTGGCGTGCTGCTGTGGAGGAACTTCAGGTTGAGAAGCTCCAACACCATCCACTTTCATAA